In a single window of the Danio aesculapii chromosome 20, fDanAes4.1, whole genome shotgun sequence genome:
- the hivep2a gene encoding transcription factor HIVEP2a, giving the protein MEPHEPTVGQKCTKEQREKNPLQRKWVSEPSAGTKRNTFADTDIKRHSHREQSLTSGTNLSSSTQKYSSGNLMSSTVTHSSQEGQFQQVFPRPYPYQLPHSYPQEPFLGGTKPQPELQAHAWSFSGQLQSLPPDDMYPVHSRSHGVFPRHKSPAGFGQFSQSGPEQPDESHKKEQKPKKPGKYICHYCGRACAKPSVLKKHIRSHTGERPYPCVPCGFSFKTKSNLYKHRKSHAHAIKAGLVPFSELATRTDTDQASSVGEAEAHSDGEQSTDTDEETAEGAMFPEKCSPQISFESEKSPMERGPAYADPAEELSVASMKVPILIVPKQGLPSPATECPPFTDIKGSVIGGQMGRGDESHTVKQRLALRLTEKKDLDSEQSQNLLSPHSKGSTDSGYFSRSESAEQQISPPNTNVKTYEEIMFGRTWYHRTNSRSRQSVTVGMVAIASQDTNINKSSAMQELAMGKISEGHVFYQSDCAESHLIPGCDPKHYHAGPCQTSTGLLEAPSDSGPLIRSNSMPTPSPTNLNVPPNLRGSHSFDEMMTQDDVFYTGAAGLKRLRRQSAFEHSVQEGHGESETYGKITGPNSSLRGHLMPELKGSGSEMACPEVRTAYTSYGTKVGMTEFTTRKRRMKKSVGEEEDCLGQDDGSRSGSTEMAEDYDLRQGSQDSSKAVPPNKGSVFRAHSPSDSFDRSSCMTPEDVVHVQDSDTKTGGNVISVIQHTNSLSRPNSFEKTESIEHPFYQPDKHAGHLSEQSDTENIDDVQSPDSHHRSESMEHQQQGDNEQGSFSSNTLYHMPHKLVRQPNIQVPEIRVTEEPDKPEKEPEVPAKEPEKHVEEFQWPQRSETLSQLPAEKLPPKKKRLRLADMEHSSGESSFESTCTSLSRSPSQESNLSHSSSFSMSFDREESIKSVSPTKQDEFAKQSEFLTVPGSGHSLSIPGHHQREMRRSSSEQAPCALPTEVPEIRSKSFDYGSLSTGSRQGEVYASASAMKERRRGYLVRQASLSVYPELVVQEPISELSIKQEHSDHVSQAGLTGTSYCVANDLPRPRRGTQSVLGSHILLQQSISEDSQSEDHFQNTPRLPAQLSSDSEHSVHEHMTQDLFQHSSHQSSLASSPFLPFQPMLWHPESTQRNKQHLAFQPHNLQKLHIKQPNLQPFLQKPYQPPHQIQVQTDSKTDGASHNYPYPSRASPQQLGVLSSKVLTTSFLQQVQPTFATQNVGSQQSLPGMLVPVRIQTNVPSYGSVMYTSVSQILVTHAQSTTSVRVICTDNVSTASITGTASKHHVGINLSKILGHSGGSINFPMWKVPEYLPGSLNTGIPLSLTSGTISTTDASSNIGGSKRMLSPASSLELFIETKQQKRVKEEKMYGQIVKELSAVELSNSSAPKDESTKAEFSKRDDSIDEQERMSSSPPSDFLSSKYLGYPSAPHLPDVPPKDNFIPPLQIITNVTSRADSPEELDVDESTPEASSSPQSVMSSSDTQEESKQSMGNKFPVNMLVQLAANQGGGVVGSTLMLTDLADVHQFFQFPSLRTPTSVSWCFLNYTKPNYAHTTPLTSVYGSWCISSYNPNPLNLSTKATLALLRSKQRKNTEMYTMAAMHQPGTGKLVSSLRWKQKFEQLKPEHIQLDVGKFAKKMKGISSRDRGKEDHGEKDACSKQAEPTRIKIFEGGYKSNEDYVYVRGRGRGKYICEECGIRCKKPSMLKKHIRTHTDVRPYVCKFCNFAFKTKGNLTKHMKSKAHMKKCLELGVSVTSVDETEAEELDTTEEVQRGSEKKGMSEIMAEHQFSDADDSEGAEEDGDEVDEDEDDDEEYEGDSTPKTRSRSTSPQPCSIPSLAITAIAASQESIPEGLAISKQPIFTYFTSLPSIQITQLMAPSEKAGEIQMAEYQKLLQGALGEDHKNRLDVPSSMDEDLALSPEHSSSSFEFSCSRLSSPGCDSSPLRESSPSSRRYLSPRRDLSPRGRLSPRREASPLRHISPRRDVYRRDLSPRRDLSPRGHLSPISQTGRPTSPGRDLSGRLSPRSRRGMIRPVSPRRGLHYQSGPWALSPSPHAEMISLSQKTKGHAEPEMDQRKTSHLQEDPCNTDAPSINQGLFSHLPLHSQQQIRTPFSMIPIGGIQMVHSVPTSVTGRAHPTRLPLQKSTSEESSTSEVSFHLSEGKGPTSKGSDDSPQHQEKPTSHKAPSLSSQKSQEDSAEMSDKESKQEECIQTCTNAIASLCIASEETTDRPPLPIDPYHQRTLFQSPAAQQDCAVRAQHYCSSEISHPLHSRAESSVSATSKTPTASHPTLYNTETAERVSGQQSRGERPATIKKSKDSKDNR; this is encoded by the exons ATGGAGCCACATGAACCTACTGTTGGCCAAAAATGCACCAAGGAGCAACGGGAAAAGAACCCCTTACAAAGAAAATGGGTCTCTGAGCCATCTGCTGGAACGAAAAGAAATACCTTTGCAGATACAGATATTAAAAGGCATTCACATCGTGAACAAAGTCTTACAAGTGGTACAAACCTTTCTAGTTCAACTCAAAAGTATAGTTCAGGAAATCTGATGTCATCTACAGTGACACACTCGTCACAAGAAGGTCAATTTCAACAGGTCTTTCCTCGGCCTTACCCCTACCAGCTGCCACATTCATACCCACAGGAACCTTTCCTTGGTGGTACAAAGCCACAACCAGAGTTACAGGCCCATGCCTGGTCTTTCTCTGGTCAACTGCAATCTCTGCCTCCAGATGATATGTATCCGGTACACTCCCGCTCTCATGGAGTATTTCCTCGTCATAAGTCTCCAGCTGGTTTTGGCCAATTTTCACAATCTGGACCTGAGCAGCCAGATGAAAGTCATAAGAAGGAACAAAAACCCAAGAAGCCAGGAAAGTACATATGTCACTATTGTGGAAGAGCATGTGCTAAACCCAGTGTGCTGAAAAAACACATTCGATCCCACACAGGGGAGCGTCCTTATCCTTGTGTTCCATGTGGTTTCTCATTCAAAACCAAGAGCAATTTGTATAAACATAGAAAGTCGCATGCTCATGCCATCAAAGCAGGACTTGTTCCATTCTCTGAGCTAGCAACTCGAACAGACACTGATCAAGCATCATCAGTTGGGGAAGCAGAGGCACACTCTGATGGTGAACAAAGCACTGACACTGATGAAGAAACTGCAGAAGGTGCAATGTTCCCTGAAAAATGTAGCCCGCAGATATCATTTGAGTCAGAAAAGAGCCCAATGGAAAGGGGACCAGCATATGCAGATCCAGCAGAGGAATTGTCAGTGGCATCTATGAAAGTGCCTATCTTAATTGTTCCAAAACAAGGGCTGCCATCACCTGCTACAGAGTGCCCCCCATTTACAGACATTAAAGGGTCAGTTATTGGTGGACAAATGGGCAGAGGAGATGAGTCTCATACGGTTAAACAGAGACTTGCCTTAAGACTCACTGAGAAGAAAGACCTGGATTCAGAGCAGTCTCAAAATCTACTGAGCCCCCACAGCAAAGGTAGCACTGATTCTGGTTATTTTTCTCGCTCCGAGAGTGCTGAACAGCAGATAAGTCCACCCAACACCAATGTAAAGACTTATGAAGAGATAATGTTTGGAAGAACTTGGTACCATAGAACCAACTCAAGATCTAGACAATCAGTCACAGTTGGGATGGTAGCAATTGCTAGTCAAGACACTAATATCAACAAGTCTAGTGCCATGCAGGAGTTGGCAATGGGAAAGATATCAGAGGGTCATGTGTTTTATCAAAGTGATTGTGCAGAATCCCATTTAATCCCTGGATGTGACCCGAAGCATTATCATGCTGGCCCTTGCCAAACCAGCACAGGTCTTCTAGAAGCACCCTCTGATTCAGGGCCACTTATACGAAGTAATTCAATGCCAACACCTTCCCCAACCAACCTCAATGTACCACCAAATCTAAGAGGGAGTCACTCATTTGATGAGATGATGACTCAAGATGACGTCTTTTACACAGGAGCTGCAGGTCTAAAAAGATTGAGGAGACAGAGCGCATTTGAACACTCTGTTCAGGAAGGGCATGGAGAGTCCGAAACCTATGGGAAGATCACTGGTCCAAACTCAAGTTTGAGGGGGCATTTGATGCCAGAATTGAAAGGTTCTGGCTCAGAGATGGCTTGTCCGGAAGTACGCACAGCTTACACTTCATATGGTACAAAGGTGGGAATGACAGAGTTTACCACAAGAAAACGTCGGATGAAAAAGAGTGTCGGTGAAGAGGAAGACTGCCTTGGACAAGATGATGGCAGCCGTAGTGGTTCTACTGAAATGGCAGAGGACTATGACTTAAGGCAAGGAAGTCAAGATTCTTCCAAGGCTGTTCCACCTAATAAGGGGTCCGTTTTTAGAGCACATAGCCCTTCAGACAGTTTTGATAGAAGTTCATGTATGACACCAGAGGATGTGGTCCATGTTCAAGATTCAGACACAAAGACTGGtggaaatgtaatttctgtcattCAACATACTAATTCGTTGAGCAGGCCAAACTCATTTGAGAAGACTGAATCAATAGAACACCCATTTTATCAGCCAGATAAGCATGCTGGACATCTTTCTGAGCAATCAGACACAGAAAATATTGATGATGTGCAGAGCCCTGATTCTCATCATAGATCAGAAAGCATGGAACATCAGCAGCAGGGTGACAATGAACAGGGATCTTTCTCTTCTAACACACTTTATCATATGCCCCACAAACTTGTACGTCAACCAAACATTCAAGTGCCTGAAATAAGAGTTACAGAAGAGCCTGACAAACCAGAAAAAGAACCTGAAGTCCCAGCAAAAGAACCAGAGAAACATGTTGAAGAATTTCAGTGGCCACAACGAAGTGAAACATTGTCCCAGCTCCCTGCAGAAAAGCTACCTCCAAAGAAGAAACGTCTGCGTCTTGCAGATATGGAGCACTCTTCTGGGGAGTCCAGCTTTGAGTCCACTTGTACTAGTCTGTCAAGAAGCCCTAGTCAAGAAAGTAACTTATCTCATAGTTCAAGCTTTTCAATGTCATTTGACAGAGAGGAAAGCATCAAATCTGTATCCCCAACTAAACAAGATGAATTTGCTAAGCAGTCTGAGTTCTTAACTGTTCCAGGAAGTGGCCATTCTCTGTCAATACCAGGCCATCATCAAAGAGAAATGCGACGTTCTTCATCAGAGCAGGCACCCTGTGCTTTGCCCACTGAAGTACCAGAAATACGTAGTAAGTCATTTGACTATGGAAGTCTTTCAACTGGGTCGAGACAAGGAGAAGTATATGCAAGTGCTTCAGCTATGAAAGAGCGAAGACGAGGTTACCTTGTTAGGCAAGCATCACTCAGTGTTTATCCTGAATTAGTGGTTCAAGAGCCAATTTCAGAGTTGTCTATCAAACAAGAGCATTCTGACCATGTTTCTCAAGCTGGTTTAACTGGTACATCCTATTGTGTGGCTAATGACTTGCCAAGACCCAGAAGAGGTACACAGTCGGTTCTCGGATCACATATCTTGCTGCAACAAAGCATCAGCGAGGACAGTCAATCTGAGGATCATTTCCAGAACACTCCTCGCTTGCCTGCACAGCTTTCTTCAGATAGTGAACATTCAGTGCATGAGCACATGACCCAAGATTTATTTCAGCATTCTTCACATCAGAGCAGCCTGGCATCCTCACCTTTCTTGCCATTTCAACCGATGCTCTGGCATCCTGAATCAACACAAAGAAACAAGCAACACCTTGCATTCCAGCCACATAATTTACAAAAGCTACATATCAAACAGCCAAATCTACAGCCTTTTCTTCAAAAACCATACCAACCTCCTCACCAAATTCAAGTGCAAACAGACTCAAAAACTGATGGGGCAAGTCACAACTATCCATATCCCTCAAGAGCCTCCCCACAGCAGCTTGGGGTATTGTCATCTAAAGTACTGACTACAAGCTTCCTACAACAAGTTCAGCCTACTTTTGCAACTCAAAACGTAGGTTCACAACAATCACTCCCTGGAATGCTGGTCCCAGTCAGGATCCAGACAAATGTGCCATCTTATGGTAGTGTTATGTATACAAGTGTTTCACAAATCCTTGTCACTCATGCTCAGAGCACAACTTCTGTCAGAGTTATATGCACAGATAATGTGTCGACTGCATCAATAACAGGCACTGCATCAAAGCACCATGTAGGCATCAATTTATCAAAAATATTAGGACATTCAGGAGGGTCTATAAATTTTCCAATGTGGAAAGTTCCTGAATATTTACCCGGAAGCCTTAATACAGGAATTCCTTTGTCTTTGACATCAGGGACTATCTCTACTACAGATGCTTCCTCTAATATTGGGGGGAGTAAGAGAATGTTGTCGCCAGCAAGCAGTCTTGAGCTTTTTATTGAAACCAAACAACAGAAACGGGTCAAGGAAGAGAAGATGTATGGCCAGATTGTGAAGGAGCTTAGTGCAGTTGAACTGAGCAATTCCAGTGCCCCAAAAGACGAGTCCactaaagctgaattttcaaagAGAGATGACTCCATAGATGAGCAAGAGAGGATGTCCTCGTCTCCACCATCTGACTTTTTGTCATCCAAATATCTTGGGTACCCGTCTGCACCTCATTTACCTGATGTGCCACCAAAAGACAACTTCATTCCACCCTTGCAAATCATTACAAATGTGACTAGCAGAGCAGATTCCCCAGAGGAGCTTGATGTTGATGAATCTACACCAGAGGCAAGCTCAAGCCCACAATCAGTAATGTCTTCAAGTGATACTCAAGAAGAATCCAAACAGAGCATGGGTAACAAGTTTCCAGTAAACATGCTTGTGCAGCTAGCTGCCAATCAAGGCGGTGGAGTTGTTGGTAGCACACTTATGCTGACTGACTTGGCAGATGTCCATCAGTTTTTTCAATTCCCAAGTCTTCGCACACCAACCAGTGTCAGCTGGTGCTTCTTAAATTATACCAAACCAAATTATGCCCATACAACTCCCCTAACCTCTGTGTATGGTTCTTGGTGCATCAGCTCCTACAACCCCAATCCACTGAACCTCAGCACCAAGGCAACTCTGGCACTTCTTCGATCAAAACAGAGGAAGAATACAGAGATGTACACAATGGCTGCTATGCACCAACCTGGCACTGGAAAATTGGTTTCATCCTTGCGGTGGAAACAGAAGTTTGAGCAG TTGAAGCCAGAGCATATACAGTTGGATGTTGGAAAGTTTGCTAAGAAAATGAAGGGAATTAGCTCAAGAGACAGGGGGAAAGAGGACCATGGAGAAAAAGATGCTTGTTCAAAACAGGCTGAACCCACTCGCATCAAAATCTTTGAAGGAGG GTACAAATCCAATGAAGACTATGTTTATGTGCGTGGCCGAGGCCGAGGAAAGTACATCTGCGAAGAGTGCGGGATCCGCTGTAAAAAACCAAGCATGCTGAAAAaacacattcgcacacacacagatgtcaGGCCATATGTCTGCAAGTTCTGCAACTTTGCTTTTAAAACAAAAG GAAATCTTACAAAACACATGAAGTCAAAAGCTCACATGAAAAAGTGCTTAGAGCTTGGAGTATCAGTGACTTCGGTGGATGAAACAGAGGCAGAAGAACTAG ACACTACTGAGGAGGTCCAAAGAGGATCAGAGAAGAAGGGCATGTCAGAGATAATGGCAGAGCACCAGTTCTCTGATGCTGATGATTCAGAGGGTGCTGAAGAGGATGGTGATGAAGTTGATGAAGAcgaggatgatgatgaggagTATGAGGGTGATTCAACACCGAAAACACGCTCTCGAAGCACAAGCCCACAGCCATGTTCCATCCCCTCACTCGCCATCACTGCAATTGCCGCTTCACAGGAATCTATCCCAGAGGGTTTGGCCATCTCCAAACAGCCAATTTTCACTTACTTCACTAGTTTGCCCAGTATTCAGATCACTCAGCTCATGGCACCCAGTGAGAAAGCTGGAGAAATCCAGATGGCTGAATACCAGAAGCTCCTTCAAGGGGCTCTGGGTGAAGATCACAAAAACAGACTGGATGTGCCTAGCTCTATGGATGAAGACCTGGCTCTCTCTCCAGAACACAGCTCATCCTCCTTTGAATTCTCATGCTCCCGGCTGTCTTCACCAGGCTGTGATTCCTCCCCCCTTCGAGAAAGCTCACCTTCCTCTAGGCGGTATCTGTCCCCTCGAAGGGACCTCTCCCCACGTGGCCGTTTGTCACCAAGGCGAGAAGCATCTCCCCTTAGGCATATCTCCCCCAGGCGGGATGTTTATAGAAGAGATCTGTCACCAAGGAGGGACCTTTCTCCAAGAGGACATCTCTCTCCCATCTCCCAAACAGGACGGCCAACATCCCCAGGAAGGGATCTCTCTGGCAGACTTTCTCCCAGAAGCCGCAGGGGGATGATCAGGCCTGTGTCGCCCAGAAGGGGTCTCCATTATCAAAGTGGCCCATGGGCGCTCAGCCCCAGTCCACATGCAGAGATGATATCATTAAGCCAAAAGACCAAGGGCCATGCAGAACCAGAGATG GATCAGCGAAAGACATCTCATCTTCAAGAGGATCCTTGCAACACAGATGCTCCCAGCATCAACCAGGGATTATTTAGCCACCTTCCTCTGCACTCCCAGCAACAGATCCGCACTCCATTCTCTATGATCCCCATCGGCGGCATCCAGATGGTCCATTCTGTGCCCACTTCTGTCACAGGTCGTGCCCACCCCACACGCCTTCCACTACAGAAGAGCACCTCAGAGGAGTCCAGCACCAGTGAGGTGTCCTTCCACCTCTCTGAGGGTAAAGGGCCCACCAGCAAAGGCTCAGACGACTCACCCCAACACCAGGAAAAACCCACGTCCCACAAGGCTCCATCACTTTCCTCACAAAAGTCACAAGAGGACAGCGCCGAAATGTCAGACAAGGAGAGCAAGCAAGAAGAGTGCATCCAAACATGCACTAACGCAATAGCGTCACTGTGCATCGCCTCGGAAGAAACGACGGACAGACCGCCACTTCCCATTGATCCTTACCATCAGCGCACTTTATTTCAGTCACCCGCAGCTCAGCAAGACTGTGCGGTGAGAGCGCAGCACTACTGCAGCTCAGAGATCAGCCACCCCCTACACTCCAGAGCAGAGAGCAGTGTGTCTGCCACATCAAAGACTCCCACAGCAAGCCATCCCACTCTCTACAACACAGAGACAGCAGAGCGAGTGTCTGGCCAACAGAGTCGTGGAGAGAGGCCAGCAAccataaagaagagcaaagattCAAAAGACAATAGGTGA